A genome region from Chlorogloeopsis sp. ULAP01 includes the following:
- a CDS encoding DUF1269 domain-containing protein: protein MSTLTVWKFNTADGADHALNKLEDLQKQQLIQVLDAAIVSWPRGRQRPKTYQAMNTVGAGALGGAFWGLLFGLIFFAPLLGVIVGATAGAISGRLTDYGINDNFIKDLQSKVTEGTSALFLLTGQVTLDKVEAAFAPDEKGELLQSNLSTEQEAKLREDFGAEM from the coding sequence ATGTCAACGTTAACCGTTTGGAAATTCAATACTGCTGATGGCGCAGATCATGCTTTAAACAAGCTAGAAGACTTACAAAAACAGCAATTAATTCAAGTTTTAGATGCCGCAATTGTATCCTGGCCACGAGGACGGCAACGCCCTAAAACCTATCAGGCAATGAATACTGTAGGAGCTGGCGCACTAGGTGGTGCATTCTGGGGACTATTGTTTGGTCTCATCTTTTTCGCTCCATTGTTAGGGGTAATAGTGGGTGCTACAGCAGGCGCAATTTCAGGACGATTAACTGACTACGGAATCAATGACAATTTCATTAAGGATCTACAAAGCAAAGTCACAGAAGGAACATCCGCCCTATTCTTGTTAACAGGTCAAGTCACATTAGACAAAGTAGAAGCGGCTTTCGCCCCAGACGAAAAGGGTGAATTACTTCAATCAAATCTATCCACCGAGCAAGAGGCAAAACTGCGGGAAGACTTTGGCGCAGAGATGTAG
- a CDS encoding GDSL-type esterase/lipase family protein, with translation MNSLVSVPQQTRLGLKVIALGDSLIYGFGDPIGGGWIEQLRRRWMCADHSGHALYNLGIRGNGVAQVQARLEQEFRRRGELRNRFPDLIILSVGVNDSARLGRLDGRLATEFKQFQTQLANLLDQARQLCNVVFVGMVPVDESKMPFMNCFYYNHTDQYRYKEATKLACAARQIPYLDIFDLWLARGTNWVRSHVCSDGLHPNFQGYQVLLQDVLNWEPIAQLG, from the coding sequence ATGAATAGTTTAGTATCAGTTCCTCAACAAACTCGCCTTGGTCTGAAAGTGATTGCTCTTGGTGATAGCCTCATTTATGGCTTTGGCGATCCAATCGGCGGTGGTTGGATAGAGCAACTGCGACGTCGATGGATGTGTGCTGATCATTCTGGTCATGCTCTTTATAATTTAGGTATTCGAGGAAACGGAGTGGCTCAAGTTCAAGCAAGATTAGAGCAAGAATTTCGCCGACGGGGTGAATTGCGAAATCGTTTTCCAGACTTAATCATTCTTTCTGTGGGCGTTAATGACTCGGCTCGCTTAGGACGTTTAGACGGACGTTTAGCAACTGAATTTAAGCAGTTTCAAACACAGTTAGCTAACTTATTAGACCAAGCACGGCAGTTGTGTAATGTTGTGTTTGTGGGCATGGTGCCAGTAGATGAAAGCAAGATGCCCTTTATGAACTGCTTTTATTACAATCATACCGACCAGTACCGTTACAAGGAAGCAACCAAGCTCGCCTGTGCAGCACGTCAGATTCCCTATCTAGATATTTTTGATCTTTGGCTGGCAAGAGGTACAAATTGGGTGCGATCGCATGTTTGTTCTGATGGGCTACATCCTAATTTTCAGGGCTATCAAGTCTTACTGCAAGATGTTCTGAATTGGGAACCGATCGCACAACTAGGATAA
- the phaB gene encoding acetoacetyl-CoA reductase PhaB — translation MNHLGLGLEDKVVLVTGGNRGIGAAIVNLLEQMGAQVAYTYRSDPNIESSALAISADVTDPEAMAEVADKVEHKLGPIYGVVANAGITKDNFFPKLVIDDWNAVIETNLKGIYNTLKPIIPNMYERREGSVVCISSISGERGNIGQTNYAASKAGAIGLTKSLALEGARYGVRANAVAPGFIETEMTQAIPDKVKEKITAEIPLRRFGKPEEIAWAVVFLLSPIASSYVSGTVLKVNGAHHT, via the coding sequence ATGAACCATCTTGGACTTGGATTAGAAGATAAAGTCGTCTTAGTGACTGGCGGCAATCGGGGAATCGGAGCAGCAATCGTCAATCTCTTAGAACAGATGGGGGCTCAAGTAGCTTACACATACCGCAGCGATCCCAATATTGAGAGCAGCGCCTTAGCAATTTCGGCAGATGTCACCGATCCAGAAGCGATGGCAGAAGTAGCAGACAAAGTAGAACACAAGCTAGGGCCAATTTACGGAGTTGTCGCCAATGCTGGAATTACCAAAGATAACTTTTTTCCTAAACTGGTGATCGATGATTGGAACGCAGTCATAGAAACTAACTTGAAAGGAATATATAACACACTCAAGCCCATCATCCCCAATATGTATGAGCGACGAGAAGGTTCAGTCGTCTGTATCAGCTCGATTTCTGGTGAGCGGGGCAACATTGGTCAAACCAACTATGCAGCATCAAAAGCAGGTGCGATCGGTTTGACTAAATCTCTGGCTTTAGAGGGAGCACGTTATGGAGTGCGAGCCAATGCTGTAGCGCCTGGATTTATCGAAACTGAAATGACTCAAGCAATCCCAGATAAAGTCAAAGAAAAGATTACCGCAGAGATCCCGTTGCGTCGCTTTGGTAAGCCTGAGGAGATTGCTTGGGCAGTAGTGTTTTTGCTTTCACCAATAGCTAGTAGCTACGTGAGTGGAACTGTTCTCAAAGTTAACGGTGCTCATCACACTTAA
- the phaA gene encoding acetyl-CoA acetyltransferase PhaA, with translation MEQAYIISAVRTPLARFGGNLANFSPVDLGATAMRAALERGGVSGEMVDLYIFGNVLRSGHGQLLPRQAAFKAGIPETANGYAVDMVCSSGMMSLMNANLAIRSGEADIVLAGGMESMSGAGFSLSHRARWGYKFLLGAPEQLTDILLRDGLSDGTTGEGMGEQTERVAQIHGFARKDLDEIALNSHQRAAAATEKGILKKEIVPIEVSTKKGTTVIDTDEGIRADTSLEALAKLRPAFNKDGVLTAGNSSQISDGAAALILASQSAVDKYGLKPIAKVLGSSWHGGETWRFVEIPVLAVKKLLEKLNLKISDFDLFENNEAFAVNSLLFHQMLGIPLEKLNPHGGAIALGHPIGASGARILVTLLNALEHKDGQLGLAAICHGTGGGTAIAIERLK, from the coding sequence ATGGAACAAGCCTACATAATTTCAGCAGTACGTACCCCACTCGCTCGCTTCGGAGGAAATCTTGCGAATTTCTCTCCGGTGGATTTAGGTGCAACAGCTATGCGTGCTGCTCTAGAAAGGGGAGGAGTGTCTGGGGAAATGGTAGACCTGTATATCTTTGGTAATGTACTCCGATCAGGTCATGGACAATTATTGCCTCGGCAAGCAGCTTTTAAGGCTGGTATTCCGGAGACAGCAAATGGATATGCAGTGGATATGGTGTGTTCGTCAGGAATGATGAGCTTGATGAACGCAAACTTAGCTATTCGCTCAGGCGAAGCAGATATCGTGCTGGCTGGAGGAATGGAATCCATGTCTGGGGCAGGCTTTTCACTTTCTCATAGAGCTAGGTGGGGTTATAAATTCCTTTTAGGCGCACCAGAACAGTTAACAGATATCCTGCTCCGTGATGGTTTAAGTGATGGAACAACAGGCGAAGGCATGGGAGAGCAAACAGAGCGAGTCGCACAAATTCATGGATTCGCCCGTAAAGATTTGGATGAGATTGCACTTAATTCCCATCAGCGTGCAGCAGCAGCAACAGAGAAAGGAATATTAAAAAAAGAGATTGTTCCCATCGAAGTTAGTACCAAAAAAGGAACGACAGTAATAGATACTGACGAGGGAATCCGTGCAGATACATCGCTAGAGGCTCTAGCCAAACTACGCCCTGCTTTTAATAAAGATGGTGTTTTGACGGCAGGAAATAGCAGTCAGATTAGTGATGGAGCAGCCGCACTAATTTTAGCTAGCCAGTCAGCTGTAGACAAATATGGGTTGAAGCCGATCGCGAAAGTGCTTGGTAGCAGCTGGCATGGTGGGGAAACTTGGCGGTTTGTGGAAATACCCGTCTTAGCAGTTAAGAAATTACTAGAAAAACTAAATCTTAAGATTTCTGATTTTGACCTGTTCGAGAATAATGAAGCTTTCGCAGTAAACTCACTGCTTTTCCATCAGATGTTGGGAATACCTCTGGAGAAGTTGAATCCTCACGGAGGAGCGATCGCCTTAGGGCATCCGATTGGCGCTTCTGGAGCGCGAATTCTCGTGACACTGCTCAATGCTTTGGAACACAAAGATGGGCAACTAGGATTGGCAGCAATCTGTCATGGTACTGGTGGCGGTACTGCAATTGCCATCGAGCGATTGAAATAA
- a CDS encoding PHB depolymerase family esterase, whose translation MVNEVVTTFLQRLKAVLGVLVFVILTAMLGLTLVFVQPVSAQELRSLNIDRNNITVSGLSSGAYMAVQMHTAFSNRIQGAGVVAGGPFYCAQDTLTKALTTCMKPIPIAANPLKPPNGKELAAIAREFSNEGKTDPISNLRDDNVYLFSGTKDSIVYTSVMDATQKFYRALGVGNNHIKYIKNIPAGHGFITPDWGKQCSLSQSPFINDCDYDQAGEILKHLLGKLNPPTKTLSGQLIEFKQDKFVRNPRAHGMAQKGYIYIPQACADGEACRLHIALHGCEQSYEDIGDEYYAHTGYNQWADSNNIVVLYPQAHRIRLKNPKGCWDWWGYTNGDYAFKNSVQASAIMKMVDQLSSN comes from the coding sequence ATGGTTAATGAAGTAGTAACAACTTTTCTACAACGCCTGAAAGCTGTATTGGGTGTGCTTGTGTTCGTTATCTTAACGGCTATGCTCGGTTTGACATTGGTATTTGTGCAGCCTGTCAGCGCCCAAGAATTGCGATCGCTCAACATAGATAGAAACAATATCACCGTTTCTGGTTTGTCGTCGGGTGCATATATGGCAGTACAGATGCATACAGCTTTCTCAAACCGCATCCAAGGGGCTGGTGTGGTTGCTGGTGGGCCATTCTACTGCGCTCAAGACACCTTAACAAAGGCTCTAACTACCTGTATGAAACCGATCCCAATAGCCGCCAACCCACTCAAGCCGCCGAATGGGAAAGAACTGGCTGCTATAGCACGGGAATTCTCTAATGAGGGTAAAACTGATCCCATCTCTAACTTGAGGGATGACAACGTCTATCTTTTCAGTGGTACGAAGGATTCCATTGTCTACACCTCAGTGATGGATGCTACTCAGAAATTTTATAGAGCACTAGGTGTTGGCAATAATCATATTAAATACATCAAGAATATTCCGGCTGGACATGGCTTTATTACTCCCGATTGGGGAAAACAGTGTAGTCTCAGTCAGTCGCCGTTTATCAACGATTGTGACTACGATCAAGCTGGAGAAATCCTCAAACACTTGCTCGGCAAGTTAAACCCACCGACAAAGACTCTTAGCGGGCAGTTGATTGAGTTTAAGCAAGATAAGTTTGTCCGCAATCCACGCGCCCACGGCATGGCACAAAAAGGTTATATCTACATTCCTCAAGCTTGCGCTGATGGTGAGGCTTGCAGATTACATATTGCCCTGCATGGCTGTGAGCAGTCTTATGAAGATATTGGTGATGAATATTATGCTCACACTGGTTATAATCAGTGGGCTGATAGCAACAACATAGTTGTGCTTTATCCTCAAGCTCACCGCATTAGACTCAAGAATCCGAAAGGTTGCTGGGACTGGTGGGGCTACACTAACGGCGATTATGCTTTCAAGAATAGTGTTCAGGCTTCTGCCATCATGAAAATGGTTGATCAGTTAAGCAGTAACTAA
- a CDS encoding class I SAM-dependent methyltransferase → MASSNLLTGVPRTLLIPLRARAEEHVRADALFRDPQAWDWFQSLLWDAELETWYDWRYQVCISVRTKLLDNIAAQHIAIHPNSLVIELGAGLSSRYYRVGAGKTQWIELDLPEVIDIRLSIDSQTSEHRFLATSVLDQTWMNEIPAIEPENILFIAEGLFYYFEKSEVKQLVERLREKFADAKLALDVGGIVFKQLNAYKAANVGAPMKWFVEDERDVAALGLSVEKVFPLLNSYPERWGLVLWSNWWLIFWRSLLRNFCLILETKLNPVN, encoded by the coding sequence ATGGCAAGCAGCAATCTACTGACTGGAGTGCCGCGCACATTGCTAATTCCCCTGCGAGCAAGAGCTGAGGAACACGTCCGTGCGGATGCCTTATTTCGAGATCCTCAAGCGTGGGATTGGTTTCAATCTCTGTTGTGGGATGCTGAATTAGAAACTTGGTATGACTGGAGATACCAAGTCTGCATTAGTGTGCGGACAAAGCTATTAGATAATATTGCGGCACAACACATTGCAATTCATCCAAATTCCCTCGTTATAGAATTGGGAGCAGGTTTATCTTCTCGTTATTATCGTGTGGGAGCAGGAAAAACCCAGTGGATTGAGCTAGATTTACCAGAAGTTATTGACATTCGCTTGAGTATTGATAGCCAAACAAGTGAGCATCGATTTTTAGCAACTTCAGTCCTAGATCAGACTTGGATGAATGAAATTCCAGCGATTGAGCCTGAGAATATCTTGTTTATTGCTGAGGGATTGTTTTATTATTTTGAAAAGTCAGAGGTCAAGCAGTTAGTTGAGCGCCTGCGAGAAAAGTTTGCGGATGCCAAGTTGGCTTTGGATGTTGGGGGAATAGTTTTTAAACAACTGAACGCGTATAAAGCCGCTAATGTTGGAGCGCCAATGAAGTGGTTTGTCGAAGATGAACGGGATGTAGCAGCATTAGGATTATCTGTGGAGAAGGTTTTCCCCTTATTAAACAGCTATCCAGAACGCTGGGGTTTGGTACTTTGGAGTAACTGGTGGCTGATATTTTGGCGATCGCTTCTGCGTAATTTCTGCCTGATTTTAGAAACAAAATTAAATCCTGTGAATTAA
- a CDS encoding patatin-like phospholipase family protein, giving the protein MDERKKIAIACQGGGSHTAFTAGVLKRLLERGIHERYNIVGLSGTSGGAICATAVWYGLLKKAQGATEEPYHWLVKFWEDNSAILPWEQYLNFLTVWTARLQNKGVMPAIATDPYSTQWFISCLEALSPRKEYLDLRIILENHINFKEFEQLVFPLSPRLLLGAVEVISGEFKAFDSYKGEITVEAIMASAGIPTIFQAIKIGDGVYWDGLFSQNPPISAFVKQTRIEKRPDEIWIIQINPKTCDEEPATAQAIINRRNELTGNLSLFQEVKFVNTINALIEKGYINPEYADLKTIYIRWISMDNKFANTIDYASKLDRSYEFITKLIEHGKAQTDEFLELLEEKPILVSQPT; this is encoded by the coding sequence ATGGACGAACGGAAAAAGATAGCGATCGCTTGCCAAGGAGGCGGTAGCCATACTGCTTTCACTGCTGGAGTTCTTAAAAGGCTCCTGGAGAGAGGTATACATGAGCGTTACAACATTGTCGGATTAAGCGGCACCTCTGGTGGTGCAATTTGTGCCACTGCTGTTTGGTATGGCTTGTTAAAAAAAGCCCAAGGAGCTACCGAAGAACCTTACCACTGGCTAGTCAAATTTTGGGAGGATAATTCAGCCATACTTCCCTGGGAGCAATATCTTAACTTTCTGACTGTTTGGACAGCTCGCTTACAAAACAAAGGCGTTATGCCTGCGATCGCGACTGATCCTTATTCAACACAATGGTTTATTAGCTGCTTGGAAGCGCTTTCTCCTCGCAAAGAATATCTAGATTTAAGAATAATCTTGGAAAACCACATTAACTTTAAAGAGTTTGAGCAACTGGTTTTCCCTTTAAGCCCTCGGTTATTGCTAGGGGCAGTTGAGGTTATCTCTGGAGAATTCAAAGCCTTCGACTCCTACAAAGGAGAAATTACAGTAGAAGCAATCATGGCTTCTGCGGGTATTCCTACTATCTTCCAAGCCATCAAAATTGGCGATGGAGTTTATTGGGATGGCTTATTTTCGCAGAATCCGCCCATTAGTGCCTTTGTTAAACAAACCAGAATTGAAAAGCGACCTGATGAGATTTGGATAATTCAGATTAACCCAAAAACCTGTGATGAAGAACCAGCAACAGCCCAAGCCATAATTAACCGTCGTAATGAATTGACAGGTAACCTCTCGCTGTTTCAAGAAGTTAAGTTTGTAAACACCATCAATGCATTGATTGAAAAAGGATATATAAATCCCGAATATGCAGACCTGAAAACAATTTATATCCGTTGGATTAGTATGGATAACAAATTTGCTAACACCATTGACTATGCATCCAAGCTAGACCGCTCTTATGAGTTCATTACAAAACTTATAGAGCATGGAAAAGCTCAAACGGATGAATTTTTAGAACTTTTGGAAGAAAAACCTATTCTTGTTTCCCAACCTACGTAA
- a CDS encoding mechanosensitive ion channel family protein, translating to MTIARIFKRQGWKRSNRLRQFVMYGIMILIVLMSPAIDKSIVLGQLPSLTTPSNTQPPPVGVERRGTLESTWVHLDGKELFRIASPAVLNRSEPNNQIPVEVRAKQIEANLALVVASGGLSDEDILDPKTLQVLIETVNEQPVLFVKDETLAEAKVLLTVTDTDAQYALVSKDRLAAKWKKILEQELRQALELRQPEALRRQISTVVKALVTTAILTLILGITWAFFGRSKQQLEQRQAAESALIHTPELATVEPLDVESGLQLFERLHYHFGLQERSQIVRFVRWLLFWAIAFVWMIGIAYSLNAFPQTRHFAQKVVVIPIVILIAWFLMGLINRLTDFGIDRFIWRWEQEQLLTGANLQRIATIANALKGLKKVLIYTLGIFWVLQWLDLVPVSILALGALFALTVSFVAQSLLKDLVNGFLILLEDQFRIGDYIRVGEVSGKVENLNLRVTQIRSDAGNLITLPNSLIAQVENMSRIWARADFRIEVAYNTNVDRALAVVRETVDQLAQDPQWQSMILDTHELFGVDQISHTGITIRIWIKTAPLKQWRVAQELRRRLKIAFDRHNIQIGIPVQVILENGFGKPSTIEDSRAID from the coding sequence ATGACGATCGCACGTATATTCAAGCGTCAAGGCTGGAAAAGAAGCAATCGGCTACGTCAATTTGTTATGTATGGCATAATGATACTCATTGTGCTAATGAGTCCCGCCATTGATAAATCAATCGTCTTGGGACAATTGCCATCCTTAACAACTCCCAGTAATACACAACCACCTCCTGTTGGCGTGGAACGACGAGGCACTTTAGAATCTACTTGGGTACACCTTGATGGCAAAGAACTGTTCCGAATTGCATCTCCAGCTGTACTCAACCGCAGCGAACCCAATAACCAGATACCAGTTGAAGTTCGCGCCAAACAAATAGAAGCGAATCTTGCGTTAGTTGTTGCCAGTGGTGGTTTATCGGACGAGGATATACTAGACCCCAAAACATTGCAGGTTTTAATTGAAACTGTGAATGAGCAGCCTGTTTTATTTGTTAAAGATGAAACTCTGGCTGAAGCGAAGGTTTTGCTAACAGTGACGGATACAGATGCCCAATATGCTTTGGTTAGCAAAGACCGATTAGCAGCAAAATGGAAAAAGATTTTGGAGCAAGAACTTCGACAGGCACTCGAACTGCGCCAACCCGAAGCCTTACGACGACAAATTTCCACTGTAGTTAAAGCCCTGGTTACAACTGCGATATTGACTTTGATATTAGGAATAACCTGGGCGTTTTTTGGACGAAGCAAACAACAGCTTGAGCAACGGCAAGCAGCAGAATCTGCATTGATACACACCCCAGAACTTGCAACTGTGGAGCCATTGGATGTAGAGTCGGGGCTACAGCTGTTTGAAAGACTCCACTATCATTTTGGGCTACAAGAAAGATCTCAGATTGTCCGCTTTGTACGATGGTTGTTGTTTTGGGCAATAGCCTTTGTTTGGATGATTGGAATTGCCTACAGTCTCAATGCTTTTCCCCAAACGCGTCATTTTGCCCAGAAGGTCGTTGTCATTCCAATTGTAATTTTGATTGCCTGGTTTTTGATGGGGCTAATTAATCGCTTAACCGATTTTGGCATTGATCGCTTTATCTGGCGTTGGGAGCAAGAGCAGTTATTGACTGGAGCGAATCTCCAACGGATTGCCACGATCGCTAACGCGCTGAAAGGATTAAAAAAGGTTTTGATTTATACACTTGGCATCTTCTGGGTTCTTCAGTGGCTTGATTTAGTACCAGTATCTATCTTGGCATTAGGAGCATTATTTGCTCTAACTGTTTCGTTTGTAGCACAAAGCCTGCTCAAAGATTTGGTGAATGGGTTTTTGATTTTACTAGAAGACCAGTTTCGGATTGGTGATTACATCAGAGTTGGTGAGGTTTCTGGCAAGGTAGAAAACTTGAACTTGCGGGTTACCCAAATCCGTAGCGATGCAGGCAATTTAATTACCTTGCCTAATAGTCTGATTGCTCAGGTGGAAAATATGTCACGGATTTGGGCAAGAGCAGATTTTCGGATTGAAGTTGCTTACAATACCAATGTTGACCGTGCCTTGGCAGTGGTTCGAGAAACTGTTGATCAACTAGCACAAGATCCACAGTGGCAATCTATGATCCTGGATACTCACGAACTGTTTGGAGTGGATCAAATTTCCCACACCGGAATCACGATCCGGATCTGGATTAAAACAGCTCCACTCAAACAATGGAGAGTTGCACAGGAATTACGTCGTCGGCTCAAAATAGCCTTTGATCGCCACAATATTCAAATTGGCATCCCTGTGCAAGTTATTCTGGAAAACGGTTTTGGCAAGCCCAGTACTATTGAAGATTCACGAGCAATTGATTAA
- a CDS encoding alpha/beta fold hydrolase, protein MKTTVEEGRLNLGGLTIHYLTAGNSNDDEPPLLLLHGDGESALDWAWVIPILAATHRVYAPDFPGAGDSSKPDVVYSPEFYTQFVADFLDTLGLRRVVVVGNSLGGQVALRFALSYPEAVAALVLVSSSGLGELVNPFLSQLTLLWYGEAAIAWSKTPLGAKQRAWSRAALLFADLKRIPAEWLTEQERMALMPGFLEANLSSLRTQLNLFGQYKILLDFLPQLQMPTLVIWGTRDQILPKAQAENAIKRLQKGQLVLIPDCGHLPQIELPGLFASALLEFLDKITC, encoded by the coding sequence GTGAAAACAACTGTTGAAGAGGGGCGACTCAATTTAGGTGGTTTAACTATCCACTACCTTACAGCAGGCAATAGTAATGATGACGAGCCACCTCTACTACTACTGCATGGAGATGGTGAAAGCGCCCTTGATTGGGCTTGGGTAATTCCCATACTGGCGGCTACCCATCGTGTTTATGCACCAGACTTTCCAGGTGCTGGTGATAGTTCTAAACCCGATGTTGTCTACTCACCTGAGTTCTATACGCAGTTTGTAGCTGATTTTCTCGATACACTTGGGCTGAGGCGGGTGGTGGTAGTTGGCAATTCTTTGGGTGGACAGGTTGCCCTACGCTTTGCACTGTCATATCCTGAAGCAGTGGCGGCGCTAGTTTTGGTAAGTAGTTCCGGATTAGGTGAGTTGGTTAATCCGTTTCTGTCCCAGTTAACCCTACTTTGGTACGGAGAAGCTGCCATTGCTTGGAGCAAAACGCCTTTAGGCGCGAAGCAACGGGCTTGGTCGCGAGCAGCGCTGCTTTTCGCTGATCTTAAAAGGATTCCTGCTGAATGGCTGACAGAGCAGGAACGGATGGCACTGATGCCAGGCTTTCTTGAGGCTAACCTATCCTCGCTACGTACCCAGCTAAATTTATTTGGACAGTATAAGATTTTGCTCGACTTTCTACCACAGTTGCAGATGCCGACTCTTGTCATTTGGGGTACTCGTGACCAGATTTTACCAAAAGCACAAGCAGAAAATGCCATCAAACGACTACAAAAAGGACAACTCGTTTTAATACCTGACTGTGGTCATTTACCCCAAATCGAACTTCCCGGACTCTTTGCCTCCGCGTTGCTAGAGTTTCTTGACAAAATTACTTGTTGA
- a CDS encoding SDR family oxidoreductase, producing MTHELKPIDQQVVAVVGSSSGIGREAALQFARQGAKVLVSARSEPGLTSLVDEIKRFGGVATAVVADVTVFDQVKAIADKAVEEYGQLDTWVHTPAVGLFATVDNINPEEFQRVIDINLLGQVYGAMAALPHLKREGRGALIHISSMLGRRSLPLQSPYCTAKHALEGFLESLRVELQHEKIPISVTNVMPASINTPFYNNALTKLGVKPSAPPPYYQPRLVADAILYVASHPTRDFIVGDAARAIDLLQRISPSLLDYLLLLVSFQLQRTNEPKSKDAPHNLYESIPAHDKVQGDFSKLVIPSFFDWLDMHPLIKWSAIASSVGLTLLALQNLSFGVT from the coding sequence ATGACGCACGAACTCAAGCCAATCGATCAGCAAGTGGTTGCAGTCGTTGGGTCTTCCAGTGGCATTGGGCGCGAGGCAGCACTTCAGTTTGCAAGGCAAGGGGCAAAGGTGCTTGTCTCTGCTCGTAGTGAACCGGGGCTGACGTCCTTAGTCGATGAAATTAAACGCTTTGGTGGTGTAGCAACTGCTGTAGTTGCTGATGTGACAGTATTCGATCAAGTTAAAGCGATCGCAGACAAAGCAGTGGAAGAGTATGGACAACTTGATACGTGGGTACATACTCCTGCTGTCGGTCTTTTTGCCACTGTCGATAATATCAATCCAGAAGAATTTCAGCGTGTTATCGATATTAATCTACTTGGGCAAGTCTACGGTGCAATGGCAGCTTTACCTCATCTCAAGCGTGAGGGGCGAGGGGCGCTGATCCACATTTCCTCAATGTTGGGTAGGCGATCGCTTCCACTTCAAAGTCCCTACTGCACTGCCAAGCACGCTCTAGAGGGTTTTCTTGAATCCCTGCGTGTAGAACTGCAACATGAAAAAATACCCATCAGTGTTACAAATGTGATGCCTGCGTCGATTAATACACCCTTTTACAACAATGCTCTCACAAAGCTAGGTGTAAAGCCGTCAGCGCCACCGCCCTACTACCAACCCCGTTTAGTAGCTGATGCCATTCTCTATGTTGCTTCTCACCCCACCCGTGACTTTATTGTTGGGGATGCAGCTAGGGCAATAGATTTGCTCCAACGGATTTCGCCATCACTCCTAGATTACTTATTGCTGCTCGTTAGCTTCCAGCTCCAGCGTACCAATGAGCCAAAGTCCAAAGATGCCCCACATAATCTTTATGAATCAATCCCCGCCCACGACAAAGTTCAAGGAGACTTTAGCAAGCTAGTCATACCAAGCTTTTTTGATTGGTTAGATATGCATCCGCTCATCAAATGGAGTGCGATCGCAAGCTCAGTAGGATTAACTTTACTGGCTTTACAAAACTTGTCTTTTGGAGTTACATAG